The Agromyces mariniharenae genome includes a window with the following:
- a CDS encoding alpha/beta fold hydrolase, producing MNEAVPSHEAVPGGEALALDAAIPDLDWRAFPPGTERTEFAAPSGPLARVALGPADGPRVVLVPGATGSKEDFVLMMPLLADAGFRVESYDLAGQYESWNAGPWNLDPPRSRYDERLFLDDLLAVLDDGAGDAHVLGYSFAATLAELALLERPDRFASLTLLSAPPEPGQAFRGVKRIGPISGFTSPRQGAALMLWGIRNNLNKVPPRRLAFVRERFALTRRESVDDIIGLMMRTPDLRARLAASPVPKLVAVGAHDLWPRELHERFAQRIGARLAVYATGHSPCETAPHQLVRDMRELFEQTDSVP from the coding sequence GTGAACGAGGCGGTGCCGTCGCACGAGGCCGTGCCCGGCGGCGAGGCCCTCGCGCTCGACGCCGCCATCCCCGACCTCGACTGGCGCGCCTTCCCGCCCGGCACCGAGCGGACCGAGTTCGCGGCGCCCAGCGGTCCGCTCGCGCGCGTCGCGCTCGGCCCGGCCGACGGGCCCCGTGTCGTGCTCGTACCCGGCGCGACGGGATCGAAGGAGGACTTCGTCCTCATGATGCCGCTCCTGGCCGACGCCGGATTCCGGGTGGAGTCCTACGACCTCGCCGGGCAGTACGAGTCGTGGAACGCCGGACCGTGGAACCTCGACCCGCCGCGCAGCCGCTACGACGAGCGCCTCTTCCTCGACGACCTGCTCGCGGTGCTCGACGACGGCGCCGGCGACGCGCACGTGCTGGGCTACAGCTTCGCGGCCACGCTCGCCGAGCTCGCGCTGCTCGAGCGCCCCGACCGGTTCGCGAGCCTCACCCTGCTGAGCGCGCCACCCGAGCCCGGGCAGGCCTTCCGGGGGGTGAAGCGGATCGGGCCGATCAGCGGGTTCACGTCGCCGCGGCAGGGCGCGGCGCTCATGCTCTGGGGCATCCGCAACAACCTCAACAAGGTGCCGCCGCGGCGCCTCGCGTTCGTGCGCGAGCGGTTCGCGCTGACCCGTCGGGAGAGCGTCGACGACATCATCGGGCTGATGATGCGCACGCCCGACCTGCGGGCGCGCCTCGCCGCGTCGCCCGTGCCGAAGCTCGTTGCCGTCGGGGCACACGACCTGTGGCCGCGCGAGCTGCACGAGCGGTTCGCGCAGCGGATCGGGGCGCGGCTCGCGGTCTACGCGACCGGGCACAGCCCGTGCGAGACGGCG
- the trxA gene encoding thioredoxin — MATVALTLDDFEKTILEGGTVLVDFWAEWCGPCRQFAPNYEAASEANPDLVFAKVDTEDQQQLAAAMNITSIPTIMAFKDGIGVFAQAGALPRPMLDDLISQVRALDMDRVRAELAQRETEQAVGSSQATEG; from the coding sequence ATGGCTACCGTGGCGCTCACCCTTGACGACTTCGAGAAGACCATCCTCGAGGGCGGCACCGTCCTCGTCGACTTCTGGGCGGAGTGGTGCGGTCCCTGCCGCCAGTTCGCGCCGAACTACGAGGCGGCGTCCGAGGCGAACCCCGACCTCGTCTTCGCGAAGGTCGACACCGAGGACCAGCAGCAGCTCGCCGCCGCGATGAACATCACGTCGATCCCCACGATCATGGCGTTCAAGGACGGCATCGGCGTGTTCGCGCAGGCCGGCGCACTCCCCCGTCCGATGCTCGACGACCTCATCTCCCAGGTGCGGGCGCTCGACATGGACCGCGTGCGCGCCGAGCTCGCGCAGCGCGAGACCGAGCAGGCGGTCGGCTCCTCGCAGGCCACCGAGGGCTGA